The Flavobacterium sp. 123 genome contains a region encoding:
- the truB gene encoding tRNA pseudouridine(55) synthase TruB, whose amino-acid sequence MTAEDYLNGQILLIDKPLHWTSFQAVNKMKWALKSKLNLPKKFKIGHAGTLDPLASGLLLVCTGKFTKKITELQGQPKEYTGTFFIGATTPSYDLETDIDQTFPTSHIDEALIHETVKQFLGEIDQKPPIFSAIKKDGVRLYEHARAGETVEIASRKTTIHEFEITRIALPEIDFRVVCSKGTYIRSLAYDFGKAMNSGSHLTVLRRTKIGNYNVKNALDVTLFEDSIVTN is encoded by the coding sequence ATGACAGCCGAAGACTATTTAAACGGACAAATTTTATTAATAGATAAACCTTTGCATTGGACTTCATTTCAAGCGGTCAACAAAATGAAATGGGCTTTAAAAAGCAAATTAAATCTTCCAAAAAAATTCAAGATTGGTCATGCAGGAACTTTAGATCCATTAGCATCTGGACTGCTATTAGTTTGTACGGGTAAGTTTACCAAAAAAATTACAGAACTTCAAGGTCAACCTAAAGAGTATACTGGGACTTTCTTTATTGGAGCCACTACACCATCTTATGATTTAGAAACTGATATTGACCAAACCTTTCCAACTTCGCATATTGATGAAGCTTTAATACACGAAACGGTAAAGCAATTCTTAGGTGAAATAGATCAAAAACCACCTATTTTTTCGGCTATAAAAAAAGACGGCGTTCGTTTATACGAACATGCTCGTGCGGGAGAAACGGTAGAAATTGCAAGCAGAAAAACTACTATTCACGAATTTGAAATCACCAGAATTGCACTTCCTGAAATTGACTTCAGAGTGGTTTGCAGCAAAGGAACTTATATTCGTTCTCTAGCATATGATTTTGGAAAAGCCATGAATTCTGGTTCTCATTTAACGGTTTTGCGCCGAACAAAAATTGGAAATTATAACGTTAAAAATGCCTTAGATGTCACCTTGTTTGAAGATTCTATTGTTACAAACTAA
- the leuS gene encoding leucine--tRNA ligase, with translation MKYNPIEIEAKWQKYWLENQTFKAENNSIKPKYYVLDMFPYPSGAGLHVGHPLGYIASDVYSRYKRHQGFNVLHPMGYDSFGLPAEQYAIQTGQRPEDTTSVNIDGGFDKDGNKIAGYRKQLDKIGFSFDWGREVRTSNPDYYKHTQWIFIQLFNSWYNKNSDKAEDISTLVSIFSTEGNANVNAVCDDNIESFSANEWNAFAKEQQEKILLQYRMTYLAETEVNWCPGLGTVLANDEIVNGVSERGGFTVVRKKMTQWSMRISAYAERLLQGLNDIDWSESIKESQRNWIGKSVGAMVSFKVESQKSKVESEQQYIDVFTTRPDTIFGVTFMTLAPEHELVAQITTPEQKQAVEAYIEKTAKRSERERMADVKTISGVFTGAYAEHPFTKEPIPVWIGDYVLAGYGTGAVMAVPCGDERDYAFANFFRGNPETSGAMQEIKNIFANVDISEAAYGSKDNVEIANSDFLNGLNYKEATKKVIAELEKINQGKGKINYRLRDAVFSRQRYWGEPFPVYYVNGLPQMIDAQHLPIILPEVEKYLPTEDGQPPLGNALVWAWDSVNNKVVSSSAVENQTIFPLELNTMPGWAGSSWYWMRYMDAHNQGEFASQEALKYWESVDLYIGGSEHATGHLLYSRFWNKFLKDKGFAPTEEPFKKLINQGMILGMSAFVYRVEGTNTYVSKNKIEGKNVQPIHVDVSMVNSSDELDIERFKNWREDYADAEFICEESGKYIVGREIEKMSKSKYNVVTPDDICTEYGADTLRLYEMFLGPLEQAKPWNTAGISGVFGFLKKLCRLYFDDNGLIVTNDEPTKDNLKSLHKTIKKVAEDIESFSFNTSVSQFMICVNELSTQNCHSRAILEPLAIVISPYAPHIAEELWSLLGNTGSIATVDFPIFDAQHLVESSKEYPVSFNGKMRFTIILPLDLTKEQIEEIVMKDERTIKQLDGKTPNKVIIVPGKIINLVG, from the coding sequence ATGAAATACAATCCGATTGAAATAGAAGCCAAATGGCAGAAATATTGGTTAGAAAACCAAACGTTTAAAGCCGAAAATAATTCAATAAAACCTAAATATTACGTACTTGATATGTTTCCTTATCCATCAGGAGCAGGCTTACACGTAGGGCATCCGTTGGGATATATTGCCTCTGATGTGTATTCAAGGTATAAAAGACATCAAGGTTTTAACGTCTTGCATCCTATGGGTTATGATAGTTTTGGACTCCCAGCGGAACAATATGCTATTCAAACGGGGCAACGTCCTGAAGACACAACTTCGGTAAATATTGACGGAGGTTTTGATAAAGACGGAAATAAAATTGCCGGTTATAGAAAACAATTGGATAAAATTGGATTTTCATTTGATTGGGGTAGAGAAGTGCGTACTTCAAATCCAGATTATTACAAACACACACAATGGATTTTTATTCAATTATTCAATTCTTGGTACAATAAAAACAGTGACAAAGCAGAAGATATTTCGACTTTAGTTTCTATTTTTTCAACAGAAGGAAATGCAAATGTAAATGCCGTTTGTGATGATAATATTGAAAGCTTTTCAGCAAATGAATGGAACGCTTTCGCAAAAGAACAGCAGGAGAAAATCTTGCTACAATACAGAATGACTTATTTAGCCGAGACTGAGGTAAACTGGTGTCCTGGATTAGGAACCGTTCTAGCGAATGACGAAATTGTAAATGGGGTTTCAGAACGTGGTGGTTTTACCGTTGTTCGTAAGAAAATGACACAATGGAGTATGAGAATTTCTGCCTATGCGGAACGTTTGCTTCAGGGATTGAATGATATTGATTGGAGTGAAAGTATCAAAGAAAGCCAACGAAACTGGATTGGAAAATCTGTTGGAGCAATGGTTTCTTTTAAAGTCGAAAGTCAAAAGTCAAAAGTCGAAAGCGAGCAACAATATATCGATGTGTTTACTACAAGACCTGATACAATCTTCGGAGTTACGTTTATGACATTGGCACCAGAACACGAATTGGTTGCTCAAATCACAACTCCAGAACAAAAACAAGCCGTTGAAGCCTATATAGAAAAAACAGCTAAACGTTCCGAAAGAGAGCGTATGGCTGATGTAAAAACTATTTCAGGTGTGTTTACAGGAGCGTATGCAGAGCATCCGTTCACTAAAGAACCAATTCCGGTTTGGATTGGAGATTATGTTTTGGCAGGATATGGAACAGGAGCAGTAATGGCGGTTCCTTGTGGAGACGAAAGAGATTATGCTTTTGCAAATTTCTTCAGAGGCAATCCCGAAACTTCGGGGGCAATGCAAGAAATCAAAAACATTTTTGCCAATGTTGATATTTCGGAAGCAGCTTATGGTTCTAAAGATAATGTAGAAATTGCAAATTCAGATTTCTTAAATGGGCTGAATTACAAAGAAGCAACGAAGAAAGTTATTGCCGAATTAGAAAAGATAAACCAAGGAAAAGGAAAAATCAATTACCGTTTGCGTGATGCCGTTTTCTCTCGTCAACGCTATTGGGGAGAACCGTTTCCAGTATATTATGTAAATGGCTTGCCGCAAATGATTGATGCACAACATTTACCAATAATTTTACCTGAAGTTGAAAAGTATTTACCAACAGAAGATGGGCAACCGCCTTTAGGAAACGCTTTGGTTTGGGCTTGGGACAGTGTTAATAACAAGGTTGTCAGTTCGAGCGCAGTCGAGAACCAAACTATTTTTCCATTAGAATTAAACACGATGCCAGGTTGGGCAGGAAGTTCTTGGTATTGGATGCGTTATATGGATGCCCATAATCAAGGTGAATTTGCTAGTCAAGAAGCTTTGAAATATTGGGAAAGTGTAGATTTATACATTGGCGGAAGCGAACATGCAACAGGTCACTTATTGTATTCTCGTTTTTGGAACAAGTTTTTAAAAGACAAAGGTTTTGCGCCTACCGAAGAGCCCTTCAAAAAACTGATTAATCAGGGAATGATCTTGGGAATGAGTGCATTTGTTTATAGAGTAGAGGGAACAAATACGTATGTTTCGAAAAATAAAATAGAAGGGAAAAACGTGCAGCCTATTCATGTGGATGTTTCAATGGTGAATTCTTCTGATGAATTAGATATTGAAAGATTCAAAAATTGGAGAGAAGATTACGCTGATGCAGAATTCATTTGCGAAGAAAGCGGAAAATATATTGTAGGTCGCGAAATCGAAAAAATGTCGAAATCCAAATACAATGTGGTAACTCCGGATGATATTTGTACAGAGTACGGAGCGGATACACTTCGTTTATATGAAATGTTCTTGGGGCCATTGGAACAAGCAAAACCTTGGAACACTGCTGGTATTTCGGGGGTTTTTGGTTTCTTGAAAAAATTGTGTCGTTTGTATTTTGATGATAATGGTTTAATAGTAACTAATGATGAACCAACGAAAGACAACTTAAAATCATTGCATAAAACTATTAAAAAAGTAGCAGAGGATATTGAGAGTTTCTCTTTCAATACATCGGTTTCTCAGTTTATGATTTGCGTGAATGAATTGTCAACTCAAAACTGTCATTCTCGTGCGATTTTAGAACCATTAGCGATTGTAATTTCGCCTTATGCACCACATATTGCGGAAGAATTATGGTCGTTGTTAGGAAACACAGGTTCAATTGCAACGGTTGATTTTCCAATTTTCGATGCGCAACATTTGGTAGAAAGTAGTAAAGAATATCCAGTTTCTTTCAATGGAAAAATGCGTTTTACTATAATTTTGCCTTTGGATTTAACAAAGGAACAAATCGAGGAAATTGTAATGAAGGACGAAAGAACAATCAAACAATTAGATGGCAAAACGCCTAATAAAGTGATTATTGTTCCTGGGAAAATTATCAACTTGGTTGGCTAG
- a CDS encoding polyprenol monophosphomannose synthase → MNDCIVIIPTYNEIENIESIIRAVLSQHKPFHVLIIDDNSPDHTADKVVLLQSEFEGRLFLEKRTKKSGLGTAYVHGFKWAMQHQYDFIFEMDADFSHNPNDLEKLYNACHFGDADLAIGSRYVTGVNVVNWPLSRVLMSYFASVYVRIITGMKIHDATAGFVCYKRQVLESINLNKIKFVGYAFQIEMKYRTFCKNFEIVEVPIIFTDRTKGQSKMSNSIIIEAVFGVIALRLKKLINTL, encoded by the coding sequence ATGAACGATTGTATTGTTATAATTCCTACCTATAACGAAATTGAAAACATAGAAAGCATCATTAGAGCAGTGCTTTCGCAACATAAACCCTTTCATGTTCTTATTATTGACGATAATTCGCCAGATCATACTGCTGATAAAGTAGTTTTGCTTCAATCAGAATTTGAAGGTAGATTATTTTTAGAAAAAAGAACTAAAAAATCAGGTTTAGGAACCGCTTATGTTCATGGTTTTAAATGGGCAATGCAACATCAATATGATTTTATTTTTGAAATGGACGCAGATTTTTCACACAATCCAAATGATTTAGAAAAGTTATATAATGCCTGTCATTTTGGAGATGCGGATTTAGCTATAGGTTCACGATATGTGACCGGAGTAAATGTAGTTAACTGGCCATTGAGCAGAGTTTTGATGTCTTATTTTGCATCCGTTTATGTGCGAATAATTACCGGAATGAAAATTCATGATGCTACTGCTGGCTTTGTTTGTTATAAACGACAAGTGTTAGAAAGCATCAATTTAAATAAAATTAAGTTTGTGGGCTATGCTTTTCAAATTGAAATGAAATACAGAACGTTCTGTAAAAATTTTGAAATAGTTGAGGTTCCTATTATATTTACAGATAGAACAAAAGGGCAGTCCAAGATGAGCAACTCCATTATTATTGAAGCTGTTTTTGGAGTTATTGCACTTCGATTGAAAAAATTAATAAACACATTATAA
- the pyrH gene encoding UMP kinase, which produces MKYKRILLKLSGEALMGDLQYGIDPKRLAEYADEIKQIHAKGVEIAIVIGGGNIFRGVAGASSGMDRVQGDYMGMLATVINGMALQGALEDKGMKTRLQTALKMESIAEPYIKRRADRHLEKGRIVIFGAGTGNPYFTTDTAAVLRGIEINANVILKGTRVDGVYDSDPEKNASAVKFDFISFEDVLKKGLNVMDTTAFTLSQENKLPIVVFDMNKVGNLLKICEGENIGTVVNI; this is translated from the coding sequence ATGAAATATAAAAGAATTCTTCTGAAATTAAGTGGTGAAGCTTTAATGGGCGACTTACAATATGGAATTGACCCAAAAAGATTAGCTGAATACGCTGATGAAATCAAACAAATTCATGCTAAAGGAGTAGAAATTGCCATTGTAATAGGTGGAGGAAATATTTTCAGAGGTGTTGCTGGTGCAAGTTCAGGAATGGACAGAGTACAAGGCGATTATATGGGAATGCTCGCTACCGTTATTAATGGAATGGCATTACAAGGTGCGCTTGAAGACAAAGGAATGAAAACGCGTTTGCAAACTGCCTTAAAAATGGAATCTATTGCTGAACCTTATATCAAAAGAAGAGCAGATCGTCATCTTGAAAAAGGACGAATTGTAATTTTCGGAGCAGGAACTGGAAATCCATACTTTACAACAGATACTGCAGCTGTTTTACGTGGTATAGAAATTAACGCTAATGTGATTTTGAAAGGAACTCGCGTTGATGGTGTTTACGATTCTGACCCAGAGAAAAATGCTTCGGCGGTAAAATTTGATTTTATTTCTTTTGAAGATGTATTGAAAAAAGGATTGAATGTAATGGACACGACTGCTTTCACATTGAGCCAAGAAAACAAACTTCCAATTGTGGTTTTTGACATGAATAAAGTAGGTAATTTATTAAAAATCTGCGAAGGAGAAAACATCGGAACCGTAGTAAATATATAG
- a CDS encoding uroporphyrinogen-III synthase translates to MKVKTILVSQPEPKVENSPYFELQQKHKVKIDFRPFIHVEGVNAKEIRLQKIDLNNYTAIILTSKNAVDHFFRVADEMRFKVPEGLKYFCQSEAIAFYLQKYVVYRKRKIYVGPKDFADLSPLIKKYKDEKFLLPASDQLNADAPITLNALKVDWTPAVFYKTVMSDLSDLADVYYDVLAFFSPTGIKSLFKNFPDFEQNNTRIAVFGSTTQKEALEHGLRIDIMAPTPGTPSMTMALEKYIIEANKGK, encoded by the coding sequence ATGAAAGTGAAAACAATTTTGGTGTCACAGCCCGAGCCTAAAGTGGAGAATTCTCCTTACTTTGAGCTCCAACAAAAACATAAAGTAAAAATTGATTTCAGACCTTTTATTCATGTAGAAGGGGTTAACGCGAAAGAAATTAGGCTACAAAAAATCGACCTTAATAATTATACGGCGATTATTTTAACAAGTAAAAATGCTGTTGATCACTTTTTTAGAGTTGCTGACGAAATGCGCTTTAAAGTTCCTGAAGGATTGAAATATTTTTGTCAATCAGAAGCGATTGCTTTTTACTTACAAAAATATGTAGTTTACAGAAAACGTAAAATATACGTTGGTCCGAAAGATTTTGCAGATTTATCTCCACTAATTAAAAAATACAAAGACGAAAAGTTCTTGCTTCCTGCTTCAGATCAACTGAATGCGGATGCTCCTATAACTCTAAATGCTTTAAAAGTAGACTGGACTCCAGCTGTTTTTTACAAAACAGTAATGAGTGACTTGTCTGATTTGGCTGATGTGTATTATGATGTATTAGCTTTCTTTAGTCCAACTGGAATAAAATCATTGTTTAAAAACTTTCCAGATTTCGAACAAAATAATACCAGAATTGCAGTTTTTGGAAGTACTACTCAAAAAGAAGCTTTGGAACACGGATTACGCATTGACATTATGGCGCCAACTCCTGGAACTCCATCAATGACAATGGCTTTAGAAAAATATATTATTGAAGCTAACAAAGGAAAATAA
- a CDS encoding ABC transporter permease: protein MSSSFDKFQKRRLISSYFSVVLSVFLVLFLLGMLGLFIINSKKLADDFKENIAMTVFFKNEANDTILKSFGTELKKAPFSKTYVFVSKEAAAKQHTDIIGEDFVTFLGENPLQNSYDIHLKADYVFRDSISKIESRLRRNPMISDIVYDKQLVNLVNDNIKKVSMWILIVSGFLTVIAVLLINSSLRLSIHSNRFIIKTMQMVGATKSFIRKPFVMRSIRLGMIGSGLAILALIGVLGYLENNFPNLGILDDKFLIGLVLVTVFGIGILITWLSTYFATQRFLNLRTDDLY from the coding sequence ATGAGTTCTTCCTTTGATAAATTTCAAAAACGCAGGTTAATTTCCTCTTATTTTTCAGTTGTACTAAGTGTATTCTTGGTTTTATTTCTGTTGGGAATGTTGGGTCTTTTCATTATAAATTCTAAAAAATTAGCTGACGATTTCAAAGAGAATATTGCAATGACCGTATTCTTCAAAAACGAAGCTAATGATACTATTCTAAAAAGTTTTGGAACAGAATTAAAAAAAGCTCCTTTTTCAAAAACCTATGTATTTGTTTCCAAAGAAGCTGCTGCAAAGCAACATACTGATATTATTGGGGAAGATTTCGTTACGTTTTTAGGCGAAAATCCTTTACAAAACTCTTATGACATTCACTTAAAAGCGGATTATGTATTTAGAGACAGCATCTCAAAAATAGAAAGTCGCTTGCGCAGAAATCCTATGATTTCGGATATTGTTTATGACAAGCAATTAGTAAATTTAGTGAATGACAATATCAAAAAAGTAAGTATGTGGATCCTTATAGTAAGTGGATTTTTGACTGTGATTGCCGTTTTGTTAATCAACAGTTCACTTCGTTTATCCATTCATTCAAACCGATTTATCATTAAAACCATGCAAATGGTTGGTGCAACCAAATCATTTATCAGAAAACCATTTGTAATGCGAAGCATACGACTTGGAATGATTGGTTCTGGATTAGCGATTCTTGCCTTGATTGGAGTTTTGGGGTATCTTGAAAATAATTTCCCAAATCTTGGAATTCTAGACGATAAATTTTTAATTGGATTAGTATTAGTAACTGTTTTTGGAATTGGAATACTAATTACTTGGTTGAGTACATATTTTGCAACACAACGTTTCTTGAATTTAAGAACAGACGATTTATACTAA
- the frr gene encoding ribosome recycling factor, protein MTEEIEFILDSTKESMAGSIAHLEKSFLNIRAGKASPAMLGSVFVDYYGSATPLSQVSKISVPDARTITLQPFEKNMLQPIEKAIMIANIGFNPMNNGDVVIISVPPLTEERRRDLAKQAKSEAEDAKVGIRNARKDANTEIKKLEKEGTSEDICKSAEDEVQNLTNSFIKKIDELLVIKDAEIMKV, encoded by the coding sequence ATGACTGAAGAAATTGAATTTATATTAGATAGTACTAAAGAATCTATGGCAGGTTCTATTGCACATTTAGAAAAATCGTTTTTAAATATTCGTGCAGGAAAAGCATCTCCAGCAATGTTGGGAAGCGTTTTTGTTGATTATTATGGATCTGCAACACCACTTTCTCAAGTTTCAAAAATCAGCGTTCCTGATGCAAGAACGATTACTTTACAACCTTTTGAAAAAAATATGTTACAACCTATCGAAAAAGCAATCATGATTGCTAATATAGGTTTTAACCCAATGAATAATGGAGATGTGGTTATTATAAGTGTTCCGCCATTGACCGAAGAAAGAAGACGTGATCTTGCAAAACAAGCAAAATCTGAAGCCGAAGATGCAAAAGTAGGTATTAGAAATGCCCGTAAAGACGCCAATACCGAAATTAAAAAACTAGAAAAAGAAGGAACTTCAGAAGACATTTGTAAAAGTGCTGAAGATGAAGTGCAAAACTTGACAAACAGTTTTATAAAAAAAATTGATGAGCTTCTTGTAATAAAAGATGCTGAAATCATGAAAGTATAA
- a CDS encoding thioredoxin family protein: MKVSIAKALFNSHSYSEYRKLISDLLLEGKSTGNEQSEKLTHYSILNETRLNRLDKTMKISAENVVKLQALKKEYIWLVLAEGWCGDAAQLLPVFNKMVQESNKKIEMKIALRDENEDTMNHFLTNGTRAIPKLIIIEKATGDVLGHWGPRPKGAIEFMNNYKKEHGVIDETAKAELQLWYLHDKGLSTQNEILDLMLSL; encoded by the coding sequence ATGAAAGTTTCTATTGCAAAAGCATTATTCAATAGCCATTCTTATTCAGAATACAGAAAATTAATTTCAGATTTGTTGCTAGAAGGTAAATCAACAGGGAATGAACAATCTGAAAAGCTAACTCATTATAGTATATTGAACGAAACAAGGTTGAATCGTTTGGATAAGACTATGAAAATTTCAGCAGAAAATGTGGTAAAACTTCAGGCTTTAAAAAAAGAGTATATCTGGTTAGTTCTTGCCGAAGGTTGGTGTGGTGATGCAGCACAATTGCTTCCTGTTTTCAATAAAATGGTGCAAGAATCCAATAAGAAAATAGAAATGAAAATAGCTTTACGCGATGAAAATGAAGATACGATGAATCATTTTTTAACAAATGGCACAAGAGCTATTCCTAAACTGATTATAATTGAAAAAGCAACTGGTGATGTTCTTGGTCATTGGGGTCCAAGACCAAAAGGAGCGATTGAATTTATGAATAATTACAAAAAAGAACATGGTGTTATTGACGAAACAGCCAAAGCAGAATTGCAATTATGGTATTTGCATGACAAAGGATTGAGTACACAGAATGAAATTCTGGATTTAATGCTTAGTTTGTAA
- a CDS encoding undecaprenyl-diphosphate phosphatase, translating into MNTLQAIILAIIEGITEFLPVSSTGHMIIASSFFGIEHDEFTKLFTIVIQLGAILSVVVLYFKRFFQSFDFYFKLLVAFIPAVVFGLLFSKKIDALLESPVTVAISLLAGGIILLKVDDWFSVPEVGSPVSKKITYLQAFKIGLFQCLAMVPGVSRSGASIVGGMSQKLSRTTAAEFSFFLAVPTMLGATAKKCYDYYKDGFVLTNDQISFLVIGNIVAFIVALLAIKSFIEFLSKKGFKIFGYYRIIAGIILLLIHFFIHPLTII; encoded by the coding sequence ATGAATACTTTACAAGCCATTATTCTTGCCATTATTGAAGGAATTACAGAGTTTTTACCCGTTTCTTCAACTGGTCATATGATTATTGCCTCTTCTTTTTTTGGCATTGAGCATGATGAATTCACTAAACTTTTTACAATTGTTATCCAACTTGGAGCTATATTATCAGTAGTTGTTTTGTATTTCAAACGATTCTTTCAATCTTTTGATTTTTATTTCAAATTACTTGTTGCTTTTATTCCTGCAGTAGTTTTTGGATTACTTTTCAGCAAAAAAATAGATGCCTTGCTAGAAAGTCCGGTTACAGTTGCCATTTCTCTTTTGGCAGGAGGAATTATTTTATTAAAAGTTGATGATTGGTTTTCAGTTCCAGAAGTTGGCTCTCCAGTAAGCAAAAAAATCACTTATCTTCAAGCATTTAAAATTGGATTGTTCCAATGTTTAGCAATGGTACCTGGAGTTTCCCGAAGCGGAGCAAGTATTGTAGGCGGAATGTCACAAAAATTATCCCGTACTACAGCAGCTGAATTTTCTTTTTTTCTGGCGGTTCCAACAATGTTAGGTGCTACAGCAAAAAAATGTTATGATTATTACAAAGATGGTTTTGTATTAACCAATGACCAAATTAGTTTTTTAGTAATTGGAAATATCGTTGCATTTATAGTGGCACTTTTAGCCATAAAATCATTTATAGAATTTTTAAGTAAAAAAGGCTTTAAAATTTTTGGCTATTATAGAATTATAGCTGGAATTATTTTATTGTTAATTCACTTTTTCATTCACCCACTGACTATTATTTAA
- a CDS encoding DUF4271 domain-containing protein, whose protein sequence is MIDYLLHPRITENKDWATFLFLLSFIIIAFTKSVFENRFNDFINLIFSDKYIKVYRDSSHLKSGFTISLFLVQVISLAFFIQLSLHIFGYASKTDWILYIQITTFLIFFILSKFLIEKIIATSFNIEEFVEQFNLQKVTYRTYIGLFLLPIDIILFYYDNFSRSIPVIMIGVVLVINVLTYFISIKNYQNLIFSKLFYFILYLCAFEIAPYYFIYYWFTKGIA, encoded by the coding sequence ATGATTGATTACCTACTTCATCCGAGAATAACTGAAAACAAAGATTGGGCAACCTTTTTGTTTCTGTTGTCGTTTATCATTATTGCTTTCACTAAATCGGTTTTCGAAAATCGGTTTAATGATTTTATAAACCTGATTTTTTCGGATAAATATATCAAAGTATATAGGGATAGTAGCCACCTTAAAAGTGGTTTTACAATATCTTTATTTTTAGTACAAGTTATATCATTGGCATTTTTCATCCAACTTTCGTTACATATTTTTGGCTATGCCTCAAAAACAGATTGGATACTTTACATACAAATTACCACCTTTCTTATTTTCTTTATTTTATCGAAATTTTTGATTGAAAAAATCATTGCAACATCATTCAATATAGAAGAATTCGTAGAACAATTTAATCTTCAAAAGGTTACCTATAGAACTTATATTGGTCTTTTTCTACTCCCAATTGACATTATTTTGTTTTATTATGACAATTTTTCAAGAAGTATTCCAGTCATAATGATTGGCGTAGTATTAGTAATTAATGTACTTACCTATTTTATTTCAATAAAAAATTATCAAAATTTAATATTCAGTAAGTTGTTTTATTTTATTTTATATCTTTGCGCTTTTGAAATAGCCCCCTATTATTTTATATATTATTGGTTTACAAAAGGGATTGCTTAG
- a CDS encoding zinc metallopeptidase, with translation MGMSYLILAGAIMLFSWLVSSRLKSKFEHYSKLQLQNGMSGAEIAEKMLADNGIFDVRVISTPGQLTDHYNPVDKTVNLSEAVYNQRNAAAAAVAAHECGHAVQHAVGYQWLTMRSQLVPIVNVASTYMQWILLAGILMIRTFPQLLLIGIIIFAATTLFSIITLPVEYDASNRALAWLKNENMLNRAEYSGAEDSLKWAARTYVVAALGSIATLLYYVSIYMGGRRN, from the coding sequence ATGGGAATGAGTTATTTGATTCTTGCTGGAGCAATTATGCTATTTAGCTGGTTAGTTAGTTCAAGACTAAAAAGCAAATTTGAACATTATTCTAAATTGCAATTACAAAACGGAATGTCCGGTGCCGAAATCGCTGAGAAAATGCTAGCTGATAATGGAATTTTTGATGTGAGGGTAATTTCTACACCAGGGCAATTAACAGATCATTATAATCCGGTGGATAAAACAGTTAACTTAAGTGAGGCGGTTTACAATCAAAGAAACGCTGCGGCTGCTGCAGTAGCTGCTCACGAATGTGGACATGCTGTACAACATGCTGTAGGATATCAATGGTTGACTATGCGCTCACAATTAGTTCCAATAGTAAATGTTGCATCAACTTATATGCAATGGATTTTGCTTGCTGGAATCTTAATGATTAGAACTTTTCCGCAATTGTTGCTAATTGGAATTATTATTTTTGCCGCAACAACTTTGTTTTCTATAATTACTTTGCCAGTTGAGTACGATGCGAGTAATCGCGCATTAGCTTGGTTAAAAAATGAAAATATGTTGAATAGAGCTGAGTATTCTGGTGCAGAAGATTCATTGAAATGGGCAGCTAGAACGTATGTGGTTGCTGCTTTAGGTTCTATTGCGACCTTGTTGTATTATGTTTCAATATATATGGGCGGTAGAAGGAATTAA
- a CDS encoding DUF3098 domain-containing protein, with product MKNNEQKQEFLFEKINYKILLIGIGVIALGFILMSGGGSEDPTVFNEDIFNFRRIRLAPTTVLVGFAITVYAILKNPKKA from the coding sequence ATGAAAAACAACGAACAAAAACAAGAATTCCTTTTCGAAAAAATAAATTACAAAATTCTCTTAATTGGGATTGGAGTAATTGCTTTAGGATTTATACTTATGTCTGGTGGTGGAAGCGAAGATCCAACTGTTTTCAATGAAGATATTTTTAATTTTAGAAGAATTCGCTTGGCACCAACTACCGTTCTTGTTGGTTTTGCCATTACCGTTTATGCCATTCTAAAAAATCCAAAAAAAGCATAA